One window of the Anoplopoma fimbria isolate UVic2021 breed Golden Eagle Sablefish unplaced genomic scaffold, Afim_UVic_2022 Un_contig_10914_pilon_pilon, whole genome shotgun sequence genome contains the following:
- the LOC129114900 gene encoding B-cell receptor CD22-like, with protein MSSSLSVDVQYAPKLPSVSVSPSDEIVEGSSVTLTCSSDANPAANYTWYKEGEDSPKASGQIFTITDFRAEHSGNYSCEAQNNRGRSNSTLHLMVVAGEKNHLADIIRHS; from the exons ATGTCATCGTCTCTATCAGTAGATGTCCAGT atgctccaaagcttccctctgtgtcagtgagtccctctgatgagatagtggagggcagttcagtgactctgacctgtagcagtgatgctaacccagcagctaactacacctggtacaaggaGGGTGAAGACTCACCAAAAGCATCAGGACAGATCTTCACCATcactgacttcagagctgaACACAGTGGGAATTATTCCTGTGAAGCCCAGAACAACAGAGGACGTAGTAACTCCACCTTACATCTGATGGTTGTAGCAG GTGAAAAGAATCACTTGGCTGATATTATCCGGCATTCTTAG
- the LOC129114899 gene encoding B-cell receptor CD22-like produces the protein IQSPNAWRVTYTPTEVCAFKGATVKMRCIHPSMTNQAVHKTFWFTNTNGGRPVDLTTDSEYSGRVQTQCDKNYCTLTITNLRESDSAEYKFMFTTNQSGGKYTGDTGVTLSVTDPQLQINVRRPTVHSTWTELTCHTKCQLPDHSSYIWYKNGQKRKEETVYFLHSPLNPADNYSCAISGYEMFPSPSVYAPKLPSVSVSPSDEIVEGSSVTLTCSSDANPAANYTWYKKNGYSSSPPLSKEPQLVFSSIQSSDSGQYYCTAENQLGTKDLNTSLLM, from the exons CCTACACTCCTACTGAGGTCTGTGCCTTTAAAGGAGCAACAGTTAAAATGCGCTGCATACACCCATCCATGACAAACCAAGCTGTTCACAAAACATTCTGGTTTACTAACACAAATGGTGGTCGACCTGTGGATCTGACAACAGACTCAGAGTACTCAGGACGTGTGCAGACCCAGTGTGATAAGAACTACTGCACTCTGACAATCACAAACCTGAGAGAGAGCGACTCAGCTGAGTACAAGTTCATGTTCACTACAAACCAATCAGGTGGGAAGTATACTGGTGATACTGGAGTCACTTTGTCTGTCACAG ATCCACAGCTCCAGATAAATGTGAGGAGACCAACAGTCCATTCTACCTGGACAGAGCTAACATGTCACACTAAGTGTCAGCTGCCTGATCATTCGTCTTACATCTGGTACAAGAATGGAcagaaaaggaaggaagaaacagtttattttcttcacagCCCATTAAATCCAGCAGACAACTATTCTTGTGCTATAAGTGGATACGAGATGTTCCCCTCTCCTTCAGTAT atgctccaaagcttccctctgtgtcagtgagtccctctgatgagatagtggagggcagttcagtgactctgacctgtagcagtgatgctaacccagcagctaactacacctggtacaagaAGAATGGATATTCatcgtctcctcctctcagtaaAGAACCTCAGCTCGTCTTCAGCTCCATCCAGTCCTCTGACTCTGGACAGTATTACTGCACAGCTGAGAACCAGCTGGGGACGAAAGATCTGAACACATCTCtattaatgtga